The following coding sequences are from one Microbacterium sp. SORGH_AS_0969 window:
- the dxs gene encoding 1-deoxy-D-xylulose-5-phosphate synthase yields MALLPGIHGPRDLDDLSTDDLRQLAAEVRAFLVENVSRTGGHLGPNLGVVELTIALHKVFDSPADPIIFDTGHQSYVHKMLTGRQDFANLRSRGGLAGYPQRSESEHDIVESSHASSSLSWADGVSRAFSRTGRRDRHVVAVVGDGALTGGMTWEALNNISDDNDRNLVIVVNDNGRSYAPTIGGMARYLNRVRTNEAYRTLHRGSDTLFRRLGPAARAVYRGVRGGTHGFLSRFTNNEALYSNLDIKYLGPIDGHDFKSLIETLELAKSYGAPVIVHAITDKGSGYAPAMSDEADQFHAVGKIDPVTGEAVGSGGGTQWTDVFAEELVAVGAEREDVIAMTAAMLRPTGLQQFAERFPERVYDVGIAEQHAVASAAGLAFGGLHPVVAIYATFMNRAFDQVMMDVALHKAGVTFVLDRAGVTGPDGPSHHGIWDLAMLQLVPGIRIAAPRDAARLREEFREATAIEDAPTVVRYPKGKVNADVEAIERMHDGVDVLSRGSSPDVLLVGIGPMVHLALEVAERLKAQGIGATVIDPRWAIPVQPSIVDLAREHRLVITIEDGIRVGGVGTRVRQVLREAGVDTAVDELGIPDEFIDHATREQILEDAGLTASKIAHDVVAQVLGTRIPMARQTPTGSIPTIEEWEESRP; encoded by the coding sequence ATGGCTCTCCTACCCGGCATTCACGGCCCCCGTGACCTGGACGACCTGAGCACCGACGACTTGCGCCAACTGGCCGCGGAGGTCCGTGCCTTCCTCGTCGAGAACGTCTCGCGGACCGGCGGACATCTCGGTCCGAACCTCGGCGTCGTCGAGCTGACGATCGCCCTCCACAAGGTGTTCGACTCTCCGGCCGATCCGATCATCTTCGACACGGGGCACCAGTCCTACGTGCACAAGATGCTCACCGGTCGCCAGGACTTCGCGAACCTGCGCTCGCGCGGCGGCCTCGCCGGATACCCGCAACGATCCGAGAGCGAACACGACATCGTCGAGTCCTCCCACGCCTCCAGCTCACTCAGCTGGGCCGACGGCGTCTCACGGGCCTTCAGTCGCACGGGGCGCCGCGATCGTCACGTCGTCGCCGTCGTCGGTGACGGCGCGCTCACGGGTGGCATGACGTGGGAGGCGCTGAACAACATCAGCGACGACAACGATCGCAACCTCGTCATCGTCGTCAACGACAACGGCCGTTCGTACGCGCCGACCATCGGAGGGATGGCGCGCTACCTCAACCGTGTGCGCACGAACGAGGCCTATCGCACGCTGCACCGCGGCTCCGACACCCTGTTCCGCCGTCTGGGGCCCGCCGCTCGCGCGGTCTACCGCGGCGTCCGCGGCGGCACCCACGGCTTCCTCTCGCGCTTCACCAACAACGAGGCGCTCTACAGCAACCTCGACATCAAGTACCTCGGCCCGATCGACGGCCACGACTTCAAGTCGCTCATCGAGACGCTCGAGCTCGCCAAGTCCTACGGCGCTCCCGTGATCGTCCACGCGATCACCGACAAGGGCAGCGGCTATGCGCCCGCCATGAGCGACGAGGCCGATCAGTTCCACGCCGTGGGCAAGATCGACCCGGTCACGGGTGAGGCCGTGGGCTCCGGCGGTGGTACGCAGTGGACCGATGTCTTCGCCGAAGAGCTGGTCGCGGTGGGCGCCGAGCGCGAAGACGTGATCGCCATGACCGCCGCGATGCTGCGCCCGACCGGCCTGCAGCAGTTCGCCGAACGCTTCCCCGAGCGGGTGTACGACGTCGGCATCGCCGAGCAGCACGCGGTCGCATCGGCCGCGGGTCTGGCCTTCGGCGGCCTGCACCCCGTCGTCGCGATCTACGCCACGTTCATGAACCGGGCTTTCGACCAGGTCATGATGGACGTCGCCCTGCACAAGGCGGGCGTCACGTTCGTGCTGGACCGCGCGGGGGTCACCGGCCCGGACGGCCCGAGCCATCACGGCATCTGGGACCTCGCCATGCTGCAGCTCGTCCCCGGTATCCGCATCGCCGCGCCGCGCGACGCGGCTCGCCTGCGCGAGGAGTTCCGCGAGGCCACGGCCATCGAGGACGCGCCGACGGTCGTGCGGTACCCCAAGGGCAAGGTCAACGCCGACGTCGAGGCGATCGAGCGCATGCACGACGGTGTCGACGTGCTCAGCCGAGGCTCGAGCCCAGACGTCCTCCTCGTCGGTATCGGCCCGATGGTGCACCTGGCTCTCGAGGTCGCGGAGCGGCTGAAGGCGCAGGGCATCGGCGCGACCGTCATCGACCCGCGCTGGGCCATTCCCGTGCAGCCGTCGATCGTCGACCTCGCGCGCGAACACCGTCTCGTCATCACCATCGAAGACGGCATCCGCGTCGGCGGAGTGGGCACCCGCGTGCGCCAGGTCCTGCGCGAGGCCGGTGTCGACACGGCGGTCGACGAGCTCGGCATCCCGGACGAGTTCATCGACCACGCCACGCGCGAGCAGATCCTCGAGGATGCCGGTCTTACCGCATCCAAGATCGCCCACGATGTCGTGGCGCAGGTGCTCGGCACGCGCATCCCGATGGCGCGGCAGACGCCCACCGGCTCGATCCCCACGATCGAGGAGTGGGAGGAGTCGCGCCCGTAG
- a CDS encoding 3-hydroxyacyl-CoA dehydrogenase NAD-binding domain-containing protein — protein MTDYTSIDFSPLDALTGDEVITHSPVRDVRLPSGNVLALITLDNGRDHTRPNTLGPATLAELGETLATLKRRAAAGEVHAVAITGKQYILAAGADLSDVAKLPSKEVARLIAQRGHQVIGSLSDLGVPSFAFVNGLALGGGLEIALNSTYRTVDASAAAIALPEVFLGIIPGWGGAYLLPNLIGIENALEVVISNPLKQNRMLKPQQAFDLGIMDAIFPAASYLEDSLRWADGVLTGRVRVERKNEPGKLERLTKWPIAIKMARGMLESKIGTVPRSPYVALDLLDKAKSGTKAEGFAREDEALADLITGDQFAASMYAFDLGQKRAKRPVGAPDKALAKKVTKVGVIGAGLMASQFALLFVRKLRVPVVITDLDQGRVDKGVASIREEIGKLEAKGRLDGDTANQLRALVHGTTDRSEFADCDFVIEAVFEEVGVKQEVFSAIEKIVAEDAILATNTSSLSVAEIGSVLQNPERLVGFHFFNPVAVMPLIEVVKTDATSDAALSTAFVVAKGLGKNAVLTADAPGFVVNRLLAKVMGEAARAVYEGTPITVVEKAFAPLGLPMGPFQLIDLVGWKVAAHVQDTMAGAFPERFFASENFHELAALPEVVEKDKGGRVTGWTKAAQKVLVTGKTPVAPETILARVQDGLAQEIKIMLDEGVVPEVQDIDLCLILGAGWPFIDGGASPYLDREGASERAFGDTFHHPPIRGIGA, from the coding sequence GTGACCGACTACACCTCGATCGACTTCAGCCCCCTCGACGCCCTCACCGGCGACGAGGTGATCACCCACTCCCCCGTCCGCGATGTGCGCCTGCCCTCGGGCAACGTCCTCGCGCTCATCACGCTCGACAACGGCCGCGACCACACGCGTCCGAACACATTGGGCCCGGCGACGCTCGCCGAGCTCGGCGAAACCCTGGCGACGCTGAAGCGCCGTGCGGCGGCGGGCGAGGTCCACGCCGTCGCCATCACCGGCAAGCAGTACATCCTCGCGGCCGGTGCCGACCTGTCCGACGTCGCCAAGCTGCCGTCGAAGGAGGTCGCCCGGCTCATCGCTCAGCGCGGGCACCAGGTCATCGGCTCGCTGTCCGACCTCGGTGTTCCGTCGTTCGCTTTCGTCAACGGGCTCGCGCTCGGCGGCGGCCTCGAGATCGCGCTGAACTCGACCTACCGCACGGTCGACGCCTCAGCGGCGGCGATCGCGCTGCCCGAGGTGTTCCTCGGCATCATCCCCGGCTGGGGCGGCGCGTACCTGCTGCCGAACCTCATCGGCATCGAGAACGCGCTCGAGGTCGTCATCTCGAACCCGCTCAAGCAGAACCGGATGCTCAAGCCCCAGCAGGCGTTCGACCTGGGGATCATGGATGCCATCTTCCCGGCGGCCTCCTACCTGGAGGACTCGCTGCGGTGGGCGGACGGCGTGCTCACCGGTCGCGTCCGCGTCGAGCGCAAGAACGAGCCCGGCAAGCTCGAGCGCCTGACCAAGTGGCCGATCGCGATCAAGATGGCGCGCGGCATGCTCGAGTCCAAGATCGGCACCGTGCCCCGCTCTCCCTACGTCGCGCTCGACCTGCTCGACAAGGCCAAGAGCGGCACGAAGGCCGAGGGGTTCGCCCGCGAGGACGAGGCGCTTGCCGACCTCATCACGGGCGATCAGTTCGCGGCATCCATGTATGCCTTCGACCTCGGGCAGAAGCGCGCGAAGCGTCCGGTCGGGGCTCCCGACAAGGCCTTGGCGAAGAAGGTCACGAAGGTCGGTGTCATCGGCGCGGGACTCATGGCGTCGCAGTTCGCTCTGCTGTTCGTGCGGAAGCTGCGGGTGCCCGTCGTCATCACCGACCTCGACCAGGGTCGCGTCGACAAGGGCGTGGCATCCATCCGGGAGGAGATCGGCAAGCTCGAGGCGAAGGGCCGGCTCGACGGCGACACCGCCAACCAGCTGCGCGCCCTCGTGCACGGCACGACCGACCGCTCGGAGTTCGCGGACTGCGACTTCGTGATCGAGGCCGTGTTCGAAGAGGTCGGGGTCAAGCAAGAGGTGTTCTCGGCCATCGAGAAGATCGTCGCGGAAGACGCGATCCTCGCCACCAACACCTCGTCGCTCTCGGTCGCCGAGATCGGCTCGGTGCTGCAGAACCCGGAGCGGCTCGTCGGCTTCCACTTCTTCAACCCCGTCGCGGTCATGCCGCTCATCGAGGTCGTGAAGACGGATGCCACCTCCGACGCCGCCCTGTCGACGGCGTTCGTCGTCGCGAAGGGGCTCGGCAAGAACGCCGTGCTCACCGCCGACGCGCCCGGGTTCGTCGTGAACCGGCTGCTGGCCAAGGTCATGGGTGAGGCCGCGCGGGCGGTGTACGAGGGCACCCCGATCACGGTGGTGGAGAAGGCGTTCGCGCCGCTCGGGCTGCCGATGGGACCATTCCAGCTCATTGACCTGGTCGGCTGGAAAGTCGCGGCCCACGTACAGGACACCATGGCCGGCGCCTTCCCGGAGCGGTTCTTCGCGTCCGAGAACTTCCACGAGCTTGCGGCGCTCCCGGAGGTCGTCGAGAAGGACAAGGGCGGCCGCGTCACCGGCTGGACCAAGGCCGCACAGAAGGTTCTCGTCACCGGCAAGACGCCCGTCGCGCCCGAGACGATCCTCGCCCGCGTGCAGGACGGCCTCGCGCAGGAGATCAAGATCATGCTCGACGAGGGCGTAGTCCCCGAGGTGCAGGACATCGACCTGTGCCTCATCCTCGGCGCGGGCTGGCCCTTCATCGACGGCGGGGCCTCGCCCTACCTCGACCGCGAGGGGGCCTCGGAACGCGCCTTCGGCGACACGTTTCACCACCCGCCCATCCGCGGCATCGGAGCCTGA
- a CDS encoding thiolase family protein produces MAEMTDVFFVDGMRTPFGRAGEKGMYWNTRADDLVVKAIIGLMERNGDVPKDRIDDVAVAATSQTGDQGLTLGRTAAILAGLPMTVPGLAVERMCAGAMTSVTTMGASIGVGMYDLALAGGVEHMGRHPIGGNVDPNPRFVAEKLVDPGALNMGVTAERIHDRFPHLTKERADRYGAASQHKVQAAYEAGKIQPDLVPVAVKDADGAWGLATEDEGRRPETTVEGLATLKTPFRPHGRVTAGTSSPLTDGATISLLAGADAVKEFGLTPKMRMVSFAFAGVEPEIMGIGPIPSTEKALKKAGLTIDDIGLFELNEAFAIQVISLLDHFGIADDDPRVNPWGGAIAVGHPLAASGVRLMIQLAAQFAERPDVRYGLTAMCVGLGQGGSVIWENPFFDGKKKRK; encoded by the coding sequence GTGGCCGAGATGACGGACGTCTTCTTCGTCGACGGAATGCGCACCCCCTTCGGGCGCGCCGGCGAGAAGGGCATGTACTGGAACACCCGCGCGGACGACCTGGTCGTCAAAGCGATCATCGGGTTGATGGAGCGCAACGGCGACGTGCCGAAGGACCGCATCGACGACGTGGCGGTCGCCGCGACGTCGCAGACCGGTGACCAGGGTCTGACCCTCGGTCGCACCGCGGCGATCCTCGCGGGGCTCCCGATGACGGTGCCGGGTCTCGCGGTCGAGCGCATGTGCGCCGGCGCCATGACCAGCGTCACCACGATGGGTGCCTCGATCGGCGTCGGCATGTACGACCTCGCTCTCGCGGGCGGCGTCGAGCACATGGGTCGTCACCCCATCGGGGGAAACGTCGACCCCAACCCGCGCTTCGTGGCCGAGAAGCTCGTCGACCCGGGCGCACTCAACATGGGCGTGACGGCGGAGCGCATCCACGACCGCTTCCCGCACCTGACGAAGGAACGCGCCGACCGCTACGGTGCAGCGAGCCAGCACAAGGTTCAGGCCGCCTACGAGGCCGGGAAGATCCAGCCCGACCTCGTGCCGGTGGCGGTGAAGGATGCCGACGGCGCCTGGGGCCTCGCGACCGAGGACGAGGGTCGCCGCCCCGAGACCACTGTCGAGGGTCTCGCGACGCTGAAGACGCCGTTCCGCCCGCACGGCCGCGTCACCGCCGGCACCTCGTCGCCCCTCACCGACGGCGCCACGATCAGCCTGCTCGCGGGTGCCGACGCCGTGAAGGAGTTCGGCCTCACCCCCAAGATGCGGATGGTGTCGTTCGCGTTCGCCGGCGTCGAGCCCGAGATCATGGGCATCGGCCCCATCCCCTCGACCGAGAAGGCCCTCAAGAAGGCCGGGCTCACGATCGACGACATCGGCCTGTTCGAGCTGAACGAGGCGTTCGCCATCCAGGTGATCTCGCTGCTCGATCACTTCGGCATCGCCGACGACGACCCGCGCGTTAACCCCTGGGGCGGTGCGATCGCCGTCGGCCACCCGCTCGCGGCATCCGGAGTCCGTCTCATGATCCAGCTCGCCGCGCAGTTCGCCGAGCGTCCCGACGTGCGCTACGGCCTCACCGCCATGTGCGTGGGCCTCGGCCAGGGCGGCTCTGTCATCTGGGAGAACCCGTTCTTCGACGGAAAGAAGAAGCGCAAGTGA
- a CDS encoding HRDC domain-containing protein: MVEYNVIEDAAGLASASDRLAAGTGPVAVDVERASGFRYSQRAYLIQVFRREAGVFLFDPSTIEDFSPLQAAIADIEWVFHAASQDLPSLRERGLEPPRIFDTELGARLLGHERVGLGAVVEQTLGITLAKAHSAADWSTRPLPASWLEYAALDVEHLIDVRDVLVAELDEQQKTEFARQEFQAVLDRLPKPPREDPWRRMSGLHTVRGRRALAVARALWWAREEYAREQDVAPGRLVPDRALVAAVLADPASKQALAGVKEFNGRASRTQLDRWWNAIVAGREDTELPPDRVPSDTLPPPRAWVDRNPEADRRLKAARPAVEARAEELRMPTENLLTPETLRRVAWAPPAEVTVETIGAALAELGARPWQIDQTAQVIADSFVASLNVDDDGSGTDS, encoded by the coding sequence GTGGTTGAGTACAACGTCATCGAGGATGCCGCCGGACTGGCGTCGGCATCCGATCGCCTCGCTGCGGGTACCGGTCCGGTCGCGGTCGACGTCGAGCGTGCATCGGGATTCCGCTACTCGCAGCGCGCGTACCTCATCCAGGTGTTCCGTCGGGAGGCGGGCGTCTTCCTCTTCGACCCGTCGACGATCGAGGACTTCTCGCCGCTGCAGGCCGCGATCGCAGACATCGAGTGGGTGTTCCACGCGGCCAGTCAGGACCTGCCGTCGCTGCGCGAGCGTGGTCTCGAGCCCCCGCGCATCTTCGACACCGAGCTGGGCGCGCGACTGCTCGGACACGAGCGCGTCGGTCTCGGCGCTGTCGTCGAGCAGACGCTGGGCATCACGTTGGCCAAGGCCCACTCGGCGGCGGACTGGTCGACCCGTCCACTCCCGGCATCCTGGCTCGAGTATGCCGCCCTCGACGTCGAGCACCTCATCGACGTCCGGGACGTGCTGGTGGCCGAGCTCGACGAGCAGCAGAAGACCGAGTTCGCGCGGCAGGAGTTCCAGGCCGTCCTCGACCGCCTGCCCAAGCCGCCGCGCGAAGACCCGTGGCGGCGTATGAGCGGGCTCCACACGGTGCGCGGTCGTCGAGCTCTCGCGGTGGCCCGTGCGCTCTGGTGGGCCCGCGAGGAGTACGCCCGCGAGCAGGACGTCGCCCCCGGCCGACTCGTGCCCGACCGCGCACTTGTGGCCGCCGTGCTCGCGGATCCCGCGAGCAAGCAGGCGCTCGCCGGCGTCAAGGAGTTCAACGGGCGGGCCAGCCGTACTCAGCTCGATCGGTGGTGGAACGCCATCGTGGCGGGCCGCGAAGACACCGAGTTGCCGCCGGACCGTGTCCCCAGCGACACGCTTCCGCCGCCCCGCGCGTGGGTCGATCGCAACCCCGAGGCCGATCGTCGTCTGAAGGCGGCGCGACCCGCCGTCGAGGCGCGCGCCGAAGAGTTGCGGATGCCGACCGAGAACCTCCTCACCCCCGAGACGCTTCGTCGGGTGGCCTGGGCTCCGCCCGCCGAGGTGACCGTCGAGACCATCGGGGCGGCTCTCGCCGAACTCGGTGCGCGACCCTGGCAGATTGACCAGACCGCACAGGTGATCGCGGATAGCTTTGTAGCTTCCCTCAATGTCGACGACGACGGGTCTGGCACGGATTCGTAG
- a CDS encoding DUF3000 domain-containing protein gives MEEVRAATFRDDFVVREIPSPAGLAPHSLALAGDVRPEEHSTDSPFGTGRFILLHDPDEPDAWGGAWRVVCFAQAPLEPEIGIDPLLAQVAWSWLIDALDSRGAERHSESGTATKTLSTGFGALASQGEGSQIELRASWSPRGPIRPHLDAWAELVCMLAGLPPGSEGVAVFGARRPTRG, from the coding sequence ATGGAGGAGGTGCGCGCCGCCACGTTCCGTGACGATTTCGTCGTGCGCGAGATTCCCTCCCCCGCCGGCCTGGCACCCCACTCCCTGGCGTTGGCGGGCGATGTCCGTCCGGAGGAACACTCGACCGACTCGCCTTTCGGCACGGGGCGTTTCATCCTGCTGCACGATCCGGACGAACCCGATGCGTGGGGCGGCGCGTGGCGCGTGGTGTGCTTCGCGCAGGCGCCGCTGGAGCCCGAGATCGGCATCGATCCCCTCCTCGCCCAGGTGGCGTGGTCGTGGCTCATCGATGCTCTCGACTCGCGCGGCGCCGAACGGCACTCCGAATCGGGCACCGCCACCAAGACCCTCTCGACCGGTTTCGGGGCCCTCGCGTCCCAGGGCGAGGGGTCGCAGATCGAACTTCGCGCGTCATGGTCGCCGCGTGGTCCCATCCGCCCCCATCTCGACGCGTGGGCGGAACTCGTGTGCATGCTGGCCGGCCTCCCCCCGGGGTCGGAGGGCGTCGCCGTCTTCGGAGCCCGGAGGCCCACCCGTGGTTGA
- a CDS encoding alpha/beta fold hydrolase, producing MNAPRRAARPGPSRRTVSIARVGIATLAMAFGASLTALSAVSLRMARTVITPAGRVPNTRIVSLDTAAQTVTLDRTDDTALPGRYGLFTVGTTDYLRLGSVVADDGATVTRKLLTQVAADDSIAAEAAFSGWYYDEPDQLRLPYRSVQIETPVGACPAWEFPADEESGGEESSDEGSGVWVIQVHGRGTTRAETLRAIPVFHALGITALAVSYRNDGEAPQSASGTYALGATEWRDVDAAIEYAAAHGARRVILMGWSMGGAMCLQTEAFSTHRDLIAGLVLESPVVDWRTVLRYQSRLLKLPRPVLGLTERILDSAWGARLVRGEAIPLDRLDRVAHADDLRHPVLILHSDDDGFVPSDASHALAEARPDLVTMETFEVARHTKLWNYDETRFTRVIQDWVRRQGLASEE from the coding sequence ATGAACGCTCCCAGGCGCGCCGCGCGGCCCGGCCCCTCGCGACGAACCGTATCGATCGCACGCGTGGGGATCGCGACTCTCGCGATGGCCTTCGGGGCGAGCCTCACCGCATTGAGTGCGGTCTCGCTCCGCATGGCTCGTACCGTCATCACGCCCGCGGGTCGAGTTCCCAACACGCGGATCGTCTCGCTCGACACCGCCGCGCAGACGGTCACGCTCGACCGCACCGATGACACCGCCCTACCGGGACGGTACGGGCTCTTCACCGTTGGAACCACCGACTATTTGCGGCTGGGGTCGGTGGTCGCCGACGACGGCGCAACCGTCACCCGGAAACTCCTCACCCAGGTCGCCGCCGACGACAGTATCGCCGCCGAGGCGGCTTTCAGCGGCTGGTACTACGACGAACCCGATCAGCTCCGACTGCCGTACCGGTCGGTGCAGATCGAGACCCCCGTCGGGGCCTGCCCCGCGTGGGAGTTCCCCGCCGACGAGGAGTCCGGCGGGGAGGAGTCCAGCGACGAGGGGTCCGGTGTCTGGGTCATCCAGGTCCACGGTCGAGGGACGACGCGCGCCGAGACGCTTCGCGCCATCCCGGTCTTCCACGCCCTCGGTATCACGGCTCTCGCGGTGTCGTACCGCAACGACGGGGAGGCGCCGCAGAGCGCGAGCGGCACCTACGCGCTCGGCGCGACCGAGTGGCGCGACGTCGATGCCGCGATCGAGTACGCCGCGGCGCACGGGGCGCGACGCGTCATCCTCATGGGGTGGTCGATGGGCGGCGCGATGTGCCTCCAGACCGAAGCCTTCTCGACGCATCGCGACCTGATCGCGGGACTCGTCCTGGAATCACCCGTCGTCGACTGGCGCACGGTTCTGCGCTATCAGAGCCGTCTCCTCAAGCTGCCCCGCCCGGTCCTCGGTCTGACGGAGCGCATCCTCGACTCCGCTTGGGGTGCCCGCCTGGTCCGCGGCGAGGCCATCCCCCTCGACCGTCTCGACCGTGTCGCCCACGCGGACGACCTGCGGCATCCGGTCCTGATCCTCCACAGCGACGATGACGGCTTCGTGCCCAGCGACGCTTCGCACGCCCTCGCGGAGGCTCGCCCCGACCTCGTCACGATGGAGACGTTCGAGGTGGCGCGCCACACGAAGCTGTGGAACTACGACGAGACGCGCTTCACCCGCGTGATCCAGGACTGGGTACGGCGGCAGGGACTCGCGTCCGAAGAGTGA
- a CDS encoding SufE family protein — protein sequence MSENTLPARLAEIRDEFLELDEPDRLQLLLEFSQELPAVPAEYADHPELQERVAECQSPVYIIVTVDDADRVAMHATAPAEAPTTRGFASILAQGLTGLSADEVLAVPDDFPQSIGLTRAVSPLRIAGMTGMLMRAKRQVAAKRGA from the coding sequence ATGTCCGAGAACACCCTCCCCGCCCGCCTGGCCGAGATCCGCGACGAGTTCCTCGAGCTCGACGAGCCCGACCGGCTGCAGCTCCTGCTGGAGTTCTCGCAGGAGCTCCCCGCGGTGCCGGCCGAGTACGCCGATCACCCCGAGCTGCAGGAGCGGGTGGCAGAGTGCCAGTCGCCGGTGTACATCATCGTCACGGTCGACGACGCCGACCGCGTCGCGATGCACGCCACGGCACCCGCCGAGGCCCCGACGACGCGCGGTTTCGCGAGCATCCTGGCGCAGGGACTGACCGGGCTGTCGGCCGACGAGGTCCTCGCCGTTCCCGACGACTTCCCGCAGAGCATCGGCCTCACCCGAGCGGTCAGCCCGCTGCGGATCGCGGGCATGACGGGCATGCTCATGCGCGCGAAGCGTCAGGTCGCCGCCAAGCGGGGTGCCTGA
- a CDS encoding sulfurtransferase, translating into MTVEFDTSSPKFADYAEPGRLVTGEWLEQRLGQPGLVVVESDEDVLLYETGHIPGAVKVDWHTELNDPVVRDYLDGEGFAKLLSKKGIARDDTVVIYGDKNNWWAAYALWVFSLFGHEDVRLLDGGRDKWIAEGRPLTTEPTTREPVEYPIVERDDALIRAYKDDVLAHLGNPLIDVRSPEEYSGERTSAPAYPEEGALRAGHIPSAQSVPWAKAVAEDGGFKSREELDAIYRDGAGLKDGDKIVAYCRIGERSSHTWFVLKHLLGFEDVRNYDGSWTEWGSAVRVPIVSGSEPGEVPSR; encoded by the coding sequence GTGACCGTCGAGTTCGACACCAGCTCCCCCAAGTTCGCCGACTACGCCGAGCCCGGCCGTCTCGTGACCGGCGAGTGGCTCGAGCAGCGGCTCGGGCAACCGGGTCTGGTCGTCGTCGAGTCCGATGAGGACGTGCTCCTCTACGAGACCGGGCACATCCCCGGTGCCGTCAAGGTCGACTGGCACACCGAGCTCAACGATCCCGTCGTGCGCGACTACCTCGACGGCGAGGGCTTCGCGAAGCTGCTGAGCAAGAAGGGCATCGCGCGCGACGACACGGTCGTCATCTACGGCGACAAGAACAACTGGTGGGCCGCGTACGCGCTGTGGGTGTTCTCGCTCTTCGGGCACGAGGACGTTCGTCTCCTCGACGGCGGCCGCGACAAGTGGATCGCCGAGGGTCGCCCTCTCACGACCGAGCCGACCACCCGCGAGCCGGTGGAGTACCCGATCGTCGAGCGCGACGACGCATTGATCCGCGCCTACAAGGACGACGTGCTCGCGCACCTCGGCAACCCGCTCATCGATGTGCGCTCCCCCGAGGAGTACTCGGGCGAGCGCACCTCCGCTCCGGCGTACCCCGAAGAGGGGGCCCTCCGCGCGGGTCACATCCCGAGCGCCCAGAGCGTGCCGTGGGCCAAGGCCGTCGCCGAAGACGGCGGCTTCAAGTCGCGCGAAGAACTGGATGCCATCTACCGCGACGGCGCGGGCCTGAAGGACGGCGACAAGATCGTGGCGTACTGCCGTATTGGCGAGCGCTCGAGCCACACCTGGTTCGTGCTGAAGCACCTCCTGGGCTTCGAGGATGTCCGCAACTACGACGGCTCGTGGACCGAGTGGGGTAGCGCGGTGCGCGTGCCCATCGTCTCGGGGTCGGAGCCCGGCGAGGTGCCCTCGCGCTGA
- the zapE gene encoding cell division protein ZapE, whose product MTSTPATTGLIHLTEREPAVTGAEMVNALVPPPQFDGATFESYRADDAYPSQQEAKELLQAFAGKQSSPAKKGGFFRRAEKVAPVKPGVYLDGGFGVGKTHLLASIYHAMPARRKYFGSFIEYTALVGVLGYAKAVELFRGSDLLCIDEFELDDPGDTMVMTRLLGELVASGTRLAATSNTPPNALGEGRFAAQDFLREIQSMADSFRTIRIDGTDFRQRAIDGEAKVLGDDEYRQAMDAAASAGVASDDAFSDLVGHLARVHPSRFIRLIDGVDTIGLRDVQVLHDQSAALRLVAFIDRAYDAQIPIRATGVPLNTVFSDEMLAGGYRKKYLRATSRLVALTHS is encoded by the coding sequence ATGACCTCCACTCCCGCCACGACCGGCCTCATCCACCTGACGGAGCGCGAGCCCGCCGTCACCGGTGCCGAGATGGTGAACGCCCTCGTCCCGCCGCCGCAGTTCGACGGCGCGACCTTCGAGTCGTATCGGGCCGACGATGCCTACCCCTCGCAGCAGGAGGCCAAAGAACTCCTTCAGGCGTTCGCCGGAAAGCAGTCGAGCCCGGCGAAGAAGGGCGGGTTCTTCCGTCGCGCCGAGAAGGTCGCGCCGGTCAAGCCCGGGGTCTACCTCGACGGCGGCTTCGGCGTCGGCAAGACACACCTGCTCGCCTCGATCTACCACGCGATGCCGGCCCGCCGGAAGTACTTCGGATCGTTCATCGAGTACACCGCGCTCGTCGGCGTGCTCGGCTACGCCAAGGCCGTGGAACTGTTCCGCGGGAGCGATCTTCTCTGCATCGACGAGTTCGAGCTCGACGACCCGGGCGACACCATGGTCATGACCCGGCTGCTCGGGGAGCTCGTGGCATCCGGAACCCGGTTGGCAGCGACGTCGAACACTCCGCCCAACGCCCTCGGCGAGGGACGCTTCGCGGCGCAGGACTTCCTTCGCGAGATCCAGTCGATGGCGGACAGTTTCCGGACCATCCGCATCGACGGAACCGACTTCCGTCAGCGTGCGATCGACGGCGAGGCGAAGGTGCTCGGCGACGACGAGTACCGTCAGGCGATGGATGCCGCGGCCTCAGCCGGAGTGGCATCCGATGATGCGTTTTCCGACCTCGTCGGTCACCTGGCCCGCGTGCACCCGTCGCGTTTCATCCGTCTGATCGACGGCGTCGACACGATCGGGCTGCGTGACGTGCAGGTCCTGCACGACCAGTCCGCCGCCCTGCGTCTGGTCGCGTTCATCGACCGCGCGTACGACGCGCAGATCCCGATCCGGGCAACCGGCGTCCCGCTGAACACGGTCTTCAGCGACGAGATGCTCGCGGGCGGGTACCGCAAGAAGTACTTGCGCGCCACGTCGCGGCTCGTCGCCCTTACACACTCTTGA